The following is a genomic window from Sphingobacterium spiritivorum.
AGGGACAATTTTTGGTTGTTCTTTTTCAAATGCTTTAGCCTGTATATCTGCAGATAACTGATCAAAGTAATTGGAAGGAACGGTATATCCGTCTTCTTTTACTTCTGCTTTCAATCGATCTGTAGCAATACCTGCAAAAATGGAATCTTCTAACGTATTGAAGTAGTCTGCCGGTACGGCAAAACCTTCGTCTTTTAGCTGATCTTTCCAGCGGTCTGCAGTGATATTTGCGGTGATCTGTTGCTGGAGCTGATCAAAATAGTTAGAAGGAACTGTAAATCCGTTTTCCTCTGTATCTGTTTTCAGCTGATCCATCTTTACCGCAGTCATCATACGGGATTGAAGATCGTCGAAATAATTTTCTGGAATACTAAAGGAATCTTTTTCGGAGGGAGCGGCATTCAAAAGTCTGATCTGTGAGCAAAGACCGGATTCGAGATTTTCAAAATAATCTTTAGGTACGGCAAAAGGGTTTACACGCAATGATTCCGGAAGATTATTACCTTCGGTATGATCATGATATGTGTTATTTTCCTTCATAGTAAGTAGTATAGAATACACTAAGCATAAAAGGTTTAATCGTGCGTGTGAAAAAAGTGCTCAATTTTTTTTACAGCCAGATGATAAGAGGCTTTTAATGCCCCTACACTGGTTCCCAATACATCTGATATCTCTTCATACTTCATATCATCGAAGTATTTCATGTTGAATACCAGTTTTTGCTTTTCCGGTAGTGTCAACAGTGCCTGCTGCAATTTCAACTGAGCTTTGTCTCCGTTAAAATAGCTGCCATCCGACAGGGAGTCGGCCAGATAGGCAGAGGTGTCGTCATCTAACGACACATTCTGCTTCTGTTTTTTCTTATTCAGAAAGGTAATACATTCATTCGTAGCGATACGATATAGCCAGGTGTACAATTGGGAGTCCTCGCGGAAGTTACCCAGATTGCGCCATACCTTAATAAAGATATCCTGTACCACATCATCGGCATCGTCATGATCGATTACCATCCTTCTCACATGCCAATAAATTTTTTGCTGATATTTCTTCAACAATAATCCGAATGCTTCCTCGCGCGTGGCTTCGTCCGCAAATTTCGAAATTATTAAAGCATCTTCCATATATTGACGTTGTGGTCTTATTATTTTCTTTTGATTACTTTCTGAGCTGCAGCAACAATTGCTTCTGCATTCAAACCGTATTTCTCCATCAATTGAGCCGGAGTTCCGGATTCGCCGAAACTATCGTTTACAGCGACATACTCTTGTGGAGTAGGCAAATGTTGCGCCAAAACCTGTGCAACACTGTCGCCAAGACCACCAAGGCGGTTGTGTTCTTCAGCAGTTACCACACATTTTGTTTTACCAACAGATTTTAATACAGCTTCTTCGTCCAGTGGTTTAATCGTGTGGATATTGATGACTTCTGCACTGATACCCAGTTCTGCCAGTTTTTCTCCCGCTTGAATAGCTTCCCACACCAGGTGACCTGTAGCGATGATCGTTACATCAGTACCTTCATTCAACAGGATAGCTTTACCGATTACAAATTCCTGATCCGCAGGTGTAAAGTTAGGTACTACAGGACGTCCGAAACGTAAGTATACAGGGCCATGATGTTTGGCAACAGCAATAGTAGCTGCTTTGGTCTGGTTAAAATCACAAGGGTTGATCACGGTCATTCCTGGTAACATTTTCATCAGGCCGATATCTTCCAGGATCTGGTGCGTAGCACCGTCTTCTCCCAATGTAAGACCCGCATGTGAAGCAGCAATCTTTACATTTTTGTCCGAATAGGCGATAGACTGACGTATCTGGTCATAAACACGACCTGTAGAGAAATTGGCAAATGTACCTGTGAAGGGAACTTTACCGCCTATTGTCAGACCCGCTGCGATACCCATCATGTTTGCTTCAGCAATACCAATCTGGAAAAAACGCTCCGGAAATTCTTTTATGAAATCGTTCATTTTCAATGAACCGATCAAGTCAGCACATAAGGCCACGACATTTTCGTCCTGCTTACCAGCTTCCAGTAATCCGGCTCCGAAACCCGAACGTGTATCTTTTGATTCTGTGTATGTATATTTTTTCATTCTTTTAGTATGGAGTAGTTGGTATTTAGCCTTCAGATTTTTCTTTTGCTGTCTAAATACAAAGTACTAGAATCTAATATCTGATTAATAATCTCCTAAAGTTTGTTGTAACTGACCTAATGCAGATGTTAATTGGTCATCATTCGGTGCTACACCATGCCATTTGTGAGATCCCATCATAAAGTCAACACCATTACCCATTTCGGTATGCATCAGGATCACCACCGGTTTTCCTTTTCCGGTACGTGATTTTGCTTCTTCAAGACCTGCCACGACAGCAGTCATGTCATTACCTTTTGCAATTTCAAGTACATCCCATCCGAAAGCTTCCCATTTGGCGCGAAGATCTCCCAGTGATAATACCTGATCTGTAGAACCGTCAATCTGCGCTTTGTTGTAGTCAACAGTTGCGATCAGATTGTCTATTTTGTTATGAGGTGCATACATCGCTGCTTCCCACACTTGTCCTTCCTGAAGCTCACCGTCACCCATCAGGACGTACACCAGATTATTGTCTTTGTTTAGTTTTTTTGCTTGTGCAGCACCGATCGCTACTGATAATCCCTGACCCAGAGATCCTGAAGCTACACGGATTCCCGGAAGACCTTCGTGTGTAGTCGGGTGTCCCTGCAGACGCGAATTGATTTTTCTGAAAGTAGCTAACTCGCTTACTTCAAAATAACCCGCTCTTGCCAGTGTACTGTAGAAAACAGGAGAAATGTGGCCATTTGACAAGAAGAAAAGATCTTCTCCGATTCCGTCCATGTTGAATGACGGATTGCGTTTCATAGCGTTGAAATAAAGCGCCACAAAATAATCGGTACAACCTAATGATCCTCCAGGGTGTCCTGACTGACAGGCATGTACCATACGTACGATGTCACGTCTTACTTGCGATGCGATTTGTTCTAGTTTGTTTATATCTGCACTCATTTTAATATTTGGTTTTCACAACTCCCGCAAAGTTAGTTATTTTTAATAGAGTAGCAGATAAAAAGTTATTTTAATGTCTGAATTAAATTATTGACTGATAAGATGTTTACAAACGATTCTGTTCATCTGTTTTCCTTATAGTTTTATTGTTTCTGATGGTCTGATTTCCAAAGTTAAAGCGTAATTTGGCACTTATTTTACGGGTGTCCTGATAATCCAGGAAATAATTGTTCTGATTCGCATAATTGGTTGCAACTTTGACTTTCTCTGATTTGAAAATATCCAGAAAATAGAGACTCAGTTCTAATTTTTTATGTATGAACTTGCGATTCATAACTAAATAGGTGGATGAAAATCCTGAAATTCTGAACGGTCCCTGTATAGATGGGGAGTAATAGGAATTGCCCACTTCTATGTTCCAGTCAGTTTTTTTGTTAAGGATAAAACTGGTACTTAGTGTGGTATTAAGCTGGTACACATCATTTTTATGAATCAGTTTGTCTACTCCTTCAAAATAGTTCTCATTGTACATGG
Proteins encoded in this region:
- a CDS encoding transketolase encodes the protein MSADINKLEQIASQVRRDIVRMVHACQSGHPGGSLGCTDYFVALYFNAMKRNPSFNMDGIGEDLFFLSNGHISPVFYSTLARAGYFEVSELATFRKINSRLQGHPTTHEGLPGIRVASGSLGQGLSVAIGAAQAKKLNKDNNLVYVLMGDGELQEGQVWEAAMYAPHNKIDNLIATVDYNKAQIDGSTDQVLSLGDLRAKWEAFGWDVLEIAKGNDMTAVVAGLEEAKSRTGKGKPVVILMHTEMGNGVDFMMGSHKWHGVAPNDDQLTSALGQLQQTLGDY
- a CDS encoding RNA polymerase sigma factor; its protein translation is MEDALIISKFADEATREEAFGLLLKKYQQKIYWHVRRMVIDHDDADDVVQDIFIKVWRNLGNFREDSQLYTWLYRIATNECITFLNKKKQKQNVSLDDDTSAYLADSLSDGSYFNGDKAQLKLQQALLTLPEKQKLVFNMKYFDDMKYEEISDVLGTSVGALKASYHLAVKKIEHFFHTHD
- a CDS encoding transketolase family protein, whose protein sequence is MKKYTYTESKDTRSGFGAGLLEAGKQDENVVALCADLIGSLKMNDFIKEFPERFFQIGIAEANMMGIAAGLTIGGKVPFTGTFANFSTGRVYDQIRQSIAYSDKNVKIAASHAGLTLGEDGATHQILEDIGLMKMLPGMTVINPCDFNQTKAATIAVAKHHGPVYLRFGRPVVPNFTPADQEFVIGKAILLNEGTDVTIIATGHLVWEAIQAGEKLAELGISAEVINIHTIKPLDEEAVLKSVGKTKCVVTAEEHNRLGGLGDSVAQVLAQHLPTPQEYVAVNDSFGESGTPAQLMEKYGLNAEAIVAAAQKVIKRK